The sequence below is a genomic window from Nicotiana tomentosiformis chromosome 6, ASM39032v3, whole genome shotgun sequence.
ATTGATGATATTAATTATATATCAAAATCTTGATATTATCTCTCTCATATAAAAAGTGGATTACAATTCTAGGATAACCTTATTTCGAACCAAGCGATCCCTAATTATGATATAGATAAGAATATCCCGTAAGATTAACCATCCTACCTTATATATGAGATAACTAACACCATTATTTTACTATAACATTTATACCAATATTAGTTAATATTCATAACCAACATGAAAATAATGCAATGCCAAAATTTTATCTTGGGATTAAGATCGTTATTCCGGTAACCAAACGACTCCTAAGAGTATTCGTTAAGAAAATTCTTTTTTAAAAACCTCTAATTAAATTAAAcacaattttataaaataaaaaattacaaaattttATCTTGGGATTAAGATCGTTATTCCGGTAACCAAACGACTCCTAAGAGTATTCGTTAAGAAAATTCTTTTTTAAAAACCTCTAATTAAATTAAAcacaattttataaaataaaaaattatatatatatatatatatatatatatatatatatatatatatatatatatattcaatcgCTAATCAGTAATCTCACGTTTAAGTGGTAAAAATGAATTTCCTTGCAAATTCAAATTAGTTGGGGGGCTAAATAGAGGTACAGAATACCGAGATGTAATCAAACATCACATAAGCTAGTGCATTTGTCTAGAGAAAATCTCTCCTTTTTTCTCTGGGTCCGTTACTTTGACCTTTGACTGAATCTGTATCACCCCTTTGCCCCTTTCACTCTCTCCGCAACGTGCACTCCACATGCCCCCTATTTATACCCCTTGCTCCTCTGCTCGCTTTCTCCCTCTCTCTCTGCAACTGCAACCCTAAATCACAATCTCTCCATCTCTTTCACTACTACAATGGCGGACAACAAACAACGGAGTTCTTCTTCTGGTGACCGGCGACAACCAAGCCGGTTACAGCGGCGAGCGCCGGCGTCTATACAAGTAAATCGCGCAACCGATTGGAATGTGGCGATACCGCTTCTATCGCCGCTGATAACTTCTCCGACGTCTCCCGAAACGGACAACTTAAAGGCGGCGATAAACTCGTTTTCCAGCTCAGCTCATAGGGAAGAGGTGAGGAAAGAGCATTCGGAGAAGCCGATGATGGTGTTTAAGAAATGGCAGCATCCGGCGGCGCCGTTTTGCTACGAGCCGGCTCCGTTGGTGCCTTTTGTATGTACAGGAAGCACCGATAGACGATGAAATTAAAACATCTGAATCTCAATCTTAGTTAGCTGTTGATACTATCTGCTGGACAATATTCCTTTTCGTGATTTGTAATTTGCAGAAGGAATATAGAAGATGTAGTTCTAGCTTTTTTAAACATTAAACACTCTGTTGATAATCTGTAGCTGTTTTAGCCCTTTTTCCTCTTACTATCAGGACAATTATTAAGTTTTGGTTACTGATTGATTATGAATGATATGAATTTTCATCGAGAAAACTAAAAATGAGACTGGGGAAATGTAGTTCCTTTTTGCTATCTTTCGATATATCCAGTCAACCTTCAAATTCTTATTTCAATTTGTATTCGCAATATG
It includes:
- the LOC104090730 gene encoding uncharacterized protein At4g14450, chloroplastic-like — protein: MADNKQRSSSSGDRRQPSRLQRRAPASIQVNRATDWNVAIPLLSPLITSPTSPETDNLKAAINSFSSSAHREEVRKEHSEKPMMVFKKWQHPAAPFCYEPAPLVPFVCTGSTDRR